The genomic region AGCCCAATCCATGAACAACCTCCGCATCTCACTCGTCCAGGGCGACACCCGCTGGCATGACCCCGAGGCCAACCGCGGGTACTACGGCGGGCTGGTCGCGTCGCTGCGCGGCATCACCGATCTGGTGCTGCTCCCGGAAACCTTCACCAGCGGTTTTTCCAACGATGCGATCGAGCGTGCCGAAGACATGGACGGCCCGACCGTGGCGTGGATGCGCGAACAGGCCGCCAGCATCGACGCGGCGGTCACCGGAAGCGTGCAGTTGCGCGTCGATGGTCATGTGTTCAACCGGATGCTGTTCGTGACCCCGGACGGCAGCGTGCAGCATTACGACAAGCGTCACCTGTTCCGGTACGCCAACGAGCACGAGCGCTACGCCGCCGGCCGCGAGCGGCTGACGGTGGAGTGGAAGGGCTGGCGGATCTGCCCGCAGGTCTGCTACGACCTGCGCTTCCCGGTGTTCGCGCGCAATCGCTACAACGTCGAACGCGAAGGCCAGCTCGACTACGACCTGTTGCTGTTCGTCGCCAACTGGCCGGCCGCGCGCGCGTATCCGTGGAAGACCCTGTTGCGGGCGAGGGCGATCGAGAACCTGTGCTACGTCGCCGGTCTCAACCGGGTCGGCACCGACGGCAACGGCATCCACTATTCGGGTGACAGCGCGGTGATCGATTTCCTCGGCCATCCGGTCAGCGAATGCACCGACGAGGAAGTGGTCGCCACCACGACGCTGCTGGCGGACGAACTGCAGGCGCATCGCGGGCGATTCCCGGCGATGCTGGACGGCGACCGCTTCGAGCTGGTCTGAACTGGCAGGGCCGTGGGAGGAAAACCCTGATCCGGCCACCCAGCCGTCCACTGGAAACCCAGATCGGCCGCCTCCAGCCGGGCCCCATGAGTCTGATGACCGGTCGACGCTTCGACCGCCCAGCGGGGTAGTTGCATGGATCGCGGCGCGCTGAGTATCCGCCGATTGGGCTGAATACATTTGGGCTGAATACGTCAATGCGCTCTCGCTGAGTAATGTTATAACATTACTGTTTCTACGATGGTCGGTGAGCCTGCTGTTTGCAACGGCGGGCGCGGCCCGTACTTGTCCATGCCAGGCCTGCAGATCCGCTTCCGATACCCATGCCCAAGACTTCCATTGCCGAATCCCCCACCGATGCGCTCGTCTGCGAGGGTGTCGAATACGCCTACGGCACGCAGCCGGTATTGCGTGGCCTCGACCTGCGTATGCAGCCTGGGGAGACGTATGCCCTGCTCGGCGGCAATGGCGCCGGCAAGTCCACCGCGTTGCGCCTCATTCTGGGCTTC from Lysobacter alkalisoli harbors:
- a CDS encoding amidohydrolase yields the protein MNNLRISLVQGDTRWHDPEANRGYYGGLVASLRGITDLVLLPETFTSGFSNDAIERAEDMDGPTVAWMREQAASIDAAVTGSVQLRVDGHVFNRMLFVTPDGSVQHYDKRHLFRYANEHERYAAGRERLTVEWKGWRICPQVCYDLRFPVFARNRYNVEREGQLDYDLLLFVANWPAARAYPWKTLLRARAIENLCYVAGLNRVGTDGNGIHYSGDSAVIDFLGHPVSECTDEEVVATTTLLADELQAHRGRFPAMLDGDRFELV